The Cicer arietinum cultivar CDC Frontier isolate Library 1 chromosome 1, Cicar.CDCFrontier_v2.0, whole genome shotgun sequence genome contains the following window.
TTTGCAGTTTTTTAAATGGATGCAAAATAGGCTTAATGTTAGCAATGAGAAAAAGAAACCAAGCTCAGTTTCAGCTACGCGTAAGCATTTTTTTTCTATGTTAATTTGCATATCCTCATCCTCAATATATGCACACTTCACattaattacatatataaattcaagtatgattatGACATTGACTGTGAATTTTGTTTCTAGATGCACATAATACATACTCCATcatgaataaaatataagcaaattTAATcagatatataaatttattaactattatttttatttttattttatttcagataaaataatgattaaacaTCATTACTATTATCTAGAGATTAATTAATGTTTGTATATACTATATTTGTAcctatataaaatattgttgactaaATAACGAGAATTAATAGAGTTGACCtagtattaaatttgataatttaaattattttactaatttatttttgaagagtTGATGCTTTTATTGTAGTATTTATTACggattacataaaaaaaatatgatataattaaaagtaggttagtaaaaatatattaatgtagttgaaaaattaaaatagattttataaaaaaagtataagaaaaattcgaaaaaatcttttttgattttttttcaaaaaataaattttttgattttttctcaaaatttttcaataaaaaaaattcaacttattttcaacaaaaatgatttataaatttcttttgagaaaaataattgttttttatttttctcacaaaatcttttaagaaaaaaaggatttataaatttttcaaaaaaaagttttaattaacaaaatattgagcCTGAAATCCCCTGAAATTTGGGGATGTATTGGCTCTACTAATGAGTAGTGTGATatgatattaattttcttttatttttttcttttatagatTATATGGTGAATGATACTAATAAACAAGAGTTCAACGACCTGCCTCAAGCACTAGTACTTGCAATTGGAACATTTGGGAATTACAATTTGAAAGAAGATTCTAATAAAAGTATTGCTGAAGAGGAGTCACCTTCCTTTCATGATTGCTCTTTTGAAGAAGTTGGAAATTTTCATAATGAATTGAACATAATTTTGGAAGAGAACAATTTCAACCTAAGCAATAATTTAATATACAACAAGGGAAAGGAGTGTTTGGATAAAAGTAAGAATGGCGTTTCCAAAAAAGCACTTACTTTCTTTCTTAAGATGTTTGTTTGTGGAGGTGGATTGCCACCTACTCCTTTGTTCAAAGATCCACTCTCGATAGAGTCTAGAATGGAGAAGGTAAATGACGTTTTTAAGAGTTACTTTTGTACAAAAATATTTGttcatatttacttttttttttactcatttgttcatatttacttaatgtttttaAAGTTTGAACTAacattaactattattttatccATAATATCTTTAGttttgtattataaaaaaagaaataatgtaataaaataataaataataaaaattgttatagaaaaaaataaataattttatcaaaaatagtaaattttattaattttgttattatatgtaaataattaactttaaaaaaaaaaggtaaaaaaaaatcagagttattaattaataatcttttttttaaaattttcacatatattaaaaaaaaagtatatttatgtgtttttgtgtcttaaaattttaaatcaatgtGTTCAACATTGAAATCTCATCTCTCAAAACACTTAGTAATATCACTTTggaatatatttaaaaataataatagacatatttagtaatttaaaatgaaatttatatttgagaataatattttttggaaaaatgaactGACATCTTATCACAAAGATAAGAAAAAGTGTTTGTAAACTCTAACTAGTATTTTTTAGGAATAAACTCTAATTAGTGTTTTAAAGGAGTATATGAAAATAAACTGAAAACAATAcataaactatatatttttataggTTATTTCAACCACACATTTTAACTTTAAACTTTAACCCCTTTATAgcatattttttgtaaaaaaaaagaactcctttatacataatttaattatttcaacttcaaatcttaattttaaactttaactactttaatacatatttaaattaataagatTAACAGAATAAGAATtatttatcgtaatttaaataaaaattatattttagagttttaataaaataataatgtcacCGTAATTTTGACAAATTTATCATCAATCCAAATATGCACTTGTGTGTTtatgtaattatatttattttgctttGCTTGTGAATTATGATTACAGATTATGAGGGCAGTACTTCACAAAAAGATACATCCACATGGTTCATGTTCAACAACTTTTGTAAAGAAGTACCTTGAAAACGATCCAATGCCCCAATATGAAGATATTGATGATGAGGAGGAGGAGCTTACTACTAGTGCTATAGACAAAGGATGCAAATGGGTTAAGACAGATTCTGAATGTATGTTCTAACATTGATTTGTTTATGTatcgtataaaatctttttctaaTGTTGTTTTGCCCAAATATTTGTGacatatttcattttcttttagttttactttttttctaaTGATGTTAATCAGTAAATAATATGCCATCTAAAACACGGTCTTtctatgaaatttaaaaaatagttaatttgaaaaatattttaatggtgtaaaaaaagatttaaatataatatatatatatatatataattttagtaaaataaaaatattctaataTATATCATGTTTAAATTAGATCAACGTTGTCTAAAGATGTTTAGGAAGCTAAGCCTACGtgaatgaaataaaaagaatttagaaatcctaagaattagaagaacgaaagagaacggctgccagagaagaaaaataagggtttggttccggtggtggtaataggtgtgtagcaaacttgctccatttgatctacaaatttagtatgttatttctaccactgagtttgttattttaatatacagtttgagtagttttatctttctctgagagttactttggcatacccactttagtggaaggttgttataaggttgttattgttaattGATCTTCcatattgttattaggaagactctggtgtacccattaattattatagtggaagttttactggactaggtcccgtggtttttattctctcaatttgagggaagttttccacgttaaaaattgcgtttgtctcatatttaattttctgccaattatttttgctctggaattgtattttctgtttggccatttatctgcacaggtaggggaaaaatattccgcattattgagatagttatcgctaattatctctgattttttccccaacaaagtggtatctagagctcgattatttgatttgtgcatttaaatggaggaggaaaataaaggtctcaatatgattaaactcaactcttctaattatacactttggaagactctcatggaagacatgttatacagtaaagatttgtatgatcctattgagggcaACACTGCTAAACCTACGGATAAACCtgacgctgactggaagaagatgaatagaaaggcagtggcgttgatcagacagtggttggatcttagtgtgtatccacatgttgaaactgaaatagatgctaacaagatgtggaaaaattaaaagagttgtatgaacgaaagaatgtgcaaaataaagcattcttgattcggaagctggtgaatatgaaatacaaaaatGGGGATTCAATGgtagagcatatgagtatttttcagaatacaatGAATCAATTGACAACtgtagaaattaaattagatgatgagttgcaagcgttgttattgttaAGTTCCTTGCCTGgtaattgggaagtccttgttgtgacgttgaccaattcagctccaagtggaaagttgaaaatgtcaacagttaaagagagcatgttgaatgaagaagctcgaagaaaggaacgtggtttgattggttcttcctcaaagtcagaagcactagttatagagtcacgggggagaagtcaatctagtaacttccatagacgcgacaactctgaaagtcgtagcaagtcaagaagcaagttgAGGACTAGAAaggaagtgatatgctatcattgtggcaaagcgggtcacataaaaagaaattgcaggttccttaagagagatcaatcaagggaaaaagatgaaaacaaagagaagaaaaatgataaagatacaacagcagttgcatctgttaataatgtctacattgtttgtgatgataattccataaaccttgcatgtcaggattcaacttggattattgattcgggtgcctcatatcgTGTTACTCCTATGCGTGATAACTTTTCATCTTATagtgctggtgattttggcatggtaaaaatgggagatgaaggagtatgtaaaattatcggtatgagagatgtttgggttgaaactgggattggttgcaagcttcaattgaagaatgttagacatgtacctaatattcgtctcaatttgatttcggtgaaagccttggatattgagggttatcacacttactttggtggtggtggtatatgtaaaatcaccaaagggtccctagtggttgcaaatgagcaaagttccacttctctctataggatgcctacaaagttatgcaaggaagaagtgaatgcaattgaagatgcatcttctaatttatggcatatgcgcctcggacacttgagtgagaaatgactcaacatacttgcgaagaaaaacttCCTTCCTatgaaaggtacgtctctaaaaacttgcactcattgttttgttggaaaacaacaaagagtttcttttcataatattggtccttataggaggcaaaatattcttgatttagttcatactgatgtttgtatgtGGGCATTTCCCTTGAAATCTAAATAccaggtatttggagtctttaagcattttcatgcaagtgttgaaagagaaaagggaaggaaattgaaatgtgttcgatcagataacggtggcgaatacagaggttcatttgaagagtattgcagagaacatggaatcaagtttgagaaaacagttccaaagacagCTCATCATAATGGTGTTGCAaagagaatgaatcgtacgattaatgacatAATCAGATGTAtactctctcatgcaaaattatcgaaatccttttggggtgaagcaatgaaaactgcagtggatttgatcaatatttctccttctattccacttgatggtgatgttccaaatagagtgtggacagagaaatatgtctcttaccgtcatttaagagtttttggttgcatatgttttgttcacgttccaagagatgaaaggtccaagcttgatagtaaatccaaacagtgtatattcgtcggttatggtgatgaagaatttggttatagattgtgggatccggttgacaagaaaattatcagaagccgagatgtgatatttcttgaagaccagactattgaagattttgataaagctgaaaaacagaaaccaaattGCAGAAGTTGCATTGAAAATGTTGCATCTAAGCCCCCTACAGAAATCTTTATagatgggggagatatacaggtcgataatgagaatgtaactgatgatcatgtgcctcaccatgatgagcaggttCCAATTGAGCCACCAgccgagtttgagttgagaagatctactagagaatgtcaaccttctcaaagatatcctccacattgagtatgtgatgatcattgatagtggagagccaaagtattatcaagaagctattacaaatgttgataaagaaaagtggttaaaggccatgcaagaagagatgaattccttgcatgagaatcacacatttgatttggtaaagttgcctaatggtagaaaagcattcaagaacaaatgggtatacaagataaaggcagaagagaatagttctcaaccaagatacaaagcaagattggttgtgaaaggttttaatcagagaaaagatattgactttgatgaaattttttcacatgTGGTGAAGATTTCTTATATCCGAGTTGTActtgggttagcagctagtttgaacttagaagttgaacaacttgatgtgaaaactgctttccttcatggtgatttggaggaagagatctatatggagtatgaaattttttcacctgtggtgaagatgtcctctatccgagttgtgtttgggttagcagctagtttgaacctagaagttgatcagcttgatgtgaaaactgcattccttcatggtgaaACATATGTATAGTAAAACCACTtttgaccattgtgtgtttatcaagaaattctctgatggtgattatattattctcttattatatgtggatgacatgttgattgttgctcatgacactaagaagattcaatctttaaagaaagatttgaacaagtcttttgcaaagAAAATTCTGAgtatgagaattactcgtgacaggaagaataataaattgtggttgtcttaacacaattatattgagaaggtgttagagaggtttaacatgagcaattgcaaacctgttagtactccacttgctactcattttaaattgaattctgataaatgtcctacaagtgagaaagacaaagaagagatgaagaaggttccttatgcatcctcagttggtagtttgatgtatgttatggtatgcacaagggaAAATATTGCTCgtgcagttggagttgttagtcgatttctctctaatcttggtaaagatcattggcaagcagtgaagtggattctcatATACCTCAGATGCACTTTCAAAGTGcgtttatgctatggaggtgatgaacctgtgttggatggctacacagatgcagatatggcaggtgatcttgattctacaAAATCTatttctggttatatgatgacttttgcagggggagttgtgtcttggcaatcaagactacaaaaatGTGTTGCTTTGTCtactactgaagctgagtacattgcagcaactgaagctttcaaagaactcttgtggatgaagaaattcctacatgagttaggcttCAAGCAATATAAGTTTATGTTATTCTAtgacagtcagagtgcgatccatctcagcaagaattcgACTTTTCttgcaaagtcgaagcatattgaagtgcggtatcattggatacgagatgcattggaaatgaagtcatttttaattgagaagattcatactaatgagaatggttcagatatgatgacgaagaccttgcctgtgtcgaagatgatatgctgtagaaagaaagctggcatggttgagcagtaccttcccacttgagtcctgagggggagatttgttgggtgggttcactccctaagtggaacccactagttttattagtattagtattagtattattattagtattattattattgaaaaaaaaaaataaaaaaagggtattattgggctaggcccacatgaaggaaataaaagggatttagaaatcctaagaattagAATAACGAAAGAGAACGGCTGccagagaaaaaaaataaaggttttgttctggtggtggtaacaggtgtgtagcaaacttgctccgtttgatctacaaatttagtatgttatttctaccactgagtctgttattttaatatacagtttgagtagttttatcttctctgagagttacttt
Protein-coding sequences here:
- the LOC101503007 gene encoding protein DEEPER ROOTING 1 — encoded protein: MQNRLNVSNEKKKPSSVSATHYMVNDTNKQEFNDLPQALVLAIGTFGNYNLKEDSNKSIAEEESPSFHDCSFEEVGNFHNELNIILEENNFNLSNNLIYNKGKECLDKSKNGVSKKALTFFLKMFVCGGGLPPTPLFKDPLSIESRMEKIMRAVLHKKIHPHGSCSTTFVKKYLENDPMPQYEDIDDEEEELTTSAIDKGCKWVKTDSECMF